One Candidatus Berkelbacteria bacterium genomic region harbors:
- the rpsO gene encoding 30S ribosomal protein S15, protein MTALTTTKKTSKALAKTSKTAKAITPRVSASDQLIAKYQSHENDTGSTEVQIARVSQQITELTKHLKKHLKDNDSRRGLLIMLGKRRRLLNYLGRTNEAGYKKMIVDLKLRK, encoded by the coding sequence ATGACCGCGCTCACAACCACTAAAAAGACTTCAAAAGCGCTTGCTAAAACCTCAAAAACTGCCAAAGCAATTACGCCTCGAGTGAGCGCCAGCGATCAGCTCATCGCCAAATATCAGAGCCATGAAAATGATACTGGTTCAACCGAAGTTCAGATTGCTCGAGTGAGTCAGCAAATTACCGAACTTACTAAGCACCTCAAAAAACATCTGAAAGATAATGATTCGCGGCGCGGTCTTTTAATTATGCTTGGCAAGCGTCGCCGACTCTTGAACTATTTGGGGCGCACTAACGAAGCAGGTTATAAAAAAATGATCGTAGATCTAAAATTGCGAAAATAA
- a CDS encoding DHH family phosphoesterase, producing the protein MIAFLARAGMLVAVDSFGQVLYDERLISVGAEGRLFIFMEPTPKQLAIDLIRRANKIVIFTHQNPDGDGIGSMLALTLALRKLGKTVQPICSDKAPSIMNFLPNVLEITNQVSDGGNEFTITLNTTTVDVDKLGYKNYPEAKKLNIVIKPSRGQITPELFSFSGGSSTADLIIVLDTNDVERLGPVYQNHANLFYETPIINIDHHPGNDYFGKVNWVDLAATSTAEILVSLLEALTSMLKESASAKSGSLLDADIATLLLTGITTDTGSFQNTNTTPKSFTVAAQLVAAGARQQEIVQHIYKTKPLSTLKLWGKILANIREDREHRFIWSTASASDFSAFGATESETAGVIDELLKTVPNIDFALLLSEKQLALNGSLRGVNKEVSVSKIAELFGGGGHEMAAAFRVQNGSLVDNEEEVIEKIRAFQRSGSSAASLPKDVAVESRIPDLASLKARQASLVGE; encoded by the coding sequence ATGATTGCATTTTTAGCAAGAGCTGGCATGTTAGTCGCCGTTGACAGTTTCGGACAAGTTCTCTACGATGAGCGGCTTATATCAGTTGGAGCGGAGGGGCGATTATTCATTTTTATGGAACCAACTCCGAAACAACTTGCCATCGACTTGATCCGCCGCGCGAACAAAATTGTCATTTTTACGCACCAGAATCCGGATGGCGATGGAATTGGCTCGATGCTTGCCCTCACACTTGCTCTGCGCAAACTCGGCAAAACAGTTCAACCGATTTGCTCTGACAAAGCGCCGTCAATTATGAACTTTTTGCCCAATGTTTTGGAGATCACCAATCAGGTGAGCGATGGCGGCAATGAGTTTACAATTACGCTCAATACAACCACCGTTGACGTCGATAAACTCGGCTATAAAAATTACCCCGAGGCCAAAAAACTCAATATTGTTATCAAGCCTTCGCGCGGCCAGATTACGCCTGAACTTTTCTCATTCAGTGGCGGGAGCTCAACGGCTGATCTAATTATCGTGCTCGACACCAACGATGTTGAGCGACTCGGGCCAGTTTACCAAAATCATGCGAATTTGTTTTATGAAACACCAATCATTAATATCGATCACCATCCGGGCAATGATTATTTCGGAAAAGTAAATTGGGTTGATCTTGCCGCCACCAGCACCGCTGAAATTTTAGTTTCACTCTTGGAGGCGTTGACCTCAATGCTTAAAGAAAGCGCGAGCGCTAAGAGTGGCTCCTTGCTCGATGCCGATATCGCGACCTTGCTCTTAACTGGCATTACAACTGACACCGGCTCTTTTCAGAACACCAACACAACACCCAAATCCTTTACAGTCGCGGCTCAATTGGTGGCGGCGGGCGCCCGCCAGCAAGAGATCGTTCAGCACATCTACAAAACCAAACCGCTCTCAACTTTGAAACTCTGGGGTAAAATTCTTGCCAACATTCGCGAGGATCGCGAGCATCGCTTTATCTGGTCAACAGCCAGCGCCTCGGATTTTAGCGCCTTTGGAGCAACTGAATCGGAAACCGCGGGCGTGATCGACGAGCTTCTCAAAACCGTGCCGAATATCGATTTTGCCTTGCTCTTGTCAGAAAAACAGCTTGCCCTCAATGGGAGTTTGCGCGGTGTCAATAAAGAAGTTTCAGTGTCAAAAATTGCGGAGCTTTTTGGCGGCGGCGGACATGAGATGGCGGCGGCTTTCCGGGTTCAGAACGGTTCGCTCGTTGATAATGAAGAAGAGGTGATTGAGAAAATTCGAGCTTTTCAACGCTCTGGTTCGAGCGCGGCGAGCCTGCCTAAAGATGTTGCGGTCGAGTCTAGAATTCCCGATCTCGCCAGCCTCAAAGCGCGTCAAGCAAGCCTTGTGGGCGAATAA
- a CDS encoding 30S ribosomal protein S20 — translation MPNTASAKKALGQDRRRAIQNLTARTQLKRALKSVNSESLSQTVSFLDKAVKRNLIHKNRVARIKARLSKTLGIAKSKRAGAASKKRLRAKA, via the coding sequence ATGCCGAATACAGCATCAGCTAAAAAAGCCTTGGGTCAAGATCGACGGCGGGCGATTCAAAATCTAACGGCCCGCACGCAACTTAAACGCGCCCTCAAAAGCGTAAACTCCGAAAGTCTATCGCAAACAGTTTCATTCCTCGATAAAGCAGTCAAACGCAACTTGATTCACAAAAACCGAGTGGCGCGAATCAAAGCGCGACTTTCAAAAACACTTGGCATTGCTAAGAGCAAACGCGCCGGCGCCGCTAGTAAAAAACGCCTGCGCGCAAAAGCTTGA
- the lepB gene encoding signal peptidase I, whose amino-acid sequence MHSPNAFPNLNSQAPVALPETNLGERILGSEKLYKRLSYGFELLRGVLILVILTTLVHLFVATVFRISGESMLPNFQDGQFILIDRISYNLHPPTRGDVIVLRFPGDANRRKFIKRIVGMPGEKIEIKQGKVFANDVPLVEYYLPADFMSYPDLVKVLRSDEVFVMGDNRPNSNDSRFFGPLPMDRIIGKSQAILSGKAFGWIAQPAF is encoded by the coding sequence GTGCACTCTCCAAACGCGTTTCCCAATCTAAATTCTCAAGCACCAGTCGCTCTGCCGGAAACAAATTTAGGCGAGCGTATTTTAGGTTCGGAAAAACTTTACAAGCGTCTAAGTTATGGCTTTGAGCTTTTGCGAGGGGTTTTAATTCTCGTCATCCTCACAACACTCGTGCATCTCTTTGTGGCTACGGTTTTTCGCATCAGCGGCGAGAGCATGTTACCCAATTTCCAAGATGGGCAATTCATTTTAATCGATCGAATCAGCTATAATCTGCATCCGCCAACCCGAGGCGACGTGATTGTTTTGCGCTTTCCTGGCGACGCGAACCGGCGCAAATTCATCAAGCGGATTGTCGGGATGCCCGGCGAGAAGATTGAGATCAAACAGGGCAAAGTTTTCGCCAACGATGTGCCGCTGGTGGAATATTATCTGCCCGCCGATTTCATGAGCTACCCCGATTTAGTCAAAGTTTTGCGCTCGGATGAGGTCTTTGTCATGGGCGACAATCGCCCAAATTCAAACGATTCTCGCTTCTTTGGCCCGCTCCCGATGGATCGAATCATCGGCAAATCACAGGCAATTCTTTCCGGCAAGGCCTTCGGCTGGATTGCCCAACCGGCGTTTTAG
- a CDS encoding DUF2207 domain-containing protein, which produces MVSIGLYSRHLVFFLLIGVLAGAGVGYVRSQTSEAATRRIALVSTSVASLDIRLEDGGTTTVNGEKLPGLIVFNRERDIFNYQAYEADQSFIDELTTTITLPRPVSAELVIARHFATEGVSLSDPIVNDNRVIYKAQNLTPKSQYRLDLVLPKGVVKPNFWRQSVDSLRTLDPSVWLSLALGLPILALILFSAMLRKAVRGWRGPKIVEERNDLPAKVSPSIVGILVQGKVSPRSLAATLLDLAQRGYIQVIHRKDGFSFGKRRSIDHVGAPLLSSPTDLKPFERTLLDKIFLADVRSSTNEDIQMRLGRHIFSQKVAETYLAMYDEAVELGWFVRNPEAMYRRYRMLALLVVSIALIGFLTSLFFGPEPYFYLLGWAGLFFVGIVMQQVTPFLPRRTKQGDKEYQEWIKFRNFLVGSQPIEIAKNPNLYEEYLPYAVILGVEVEWTERFAQFKFNPPDWYASTGDIHLIEDFANNLFPIIGSVATDLAKAREPYAV; this is translated from the coding sequence ATGGTTTCGATTGGGCTCTATAGTCGGCACTTAGTTTTTTTCTTGCTGATCGGCGTCTTAGCTGGCGCGGGTGTGGGGTATGTGCGTTCGCAGACGAGCGAAGCGGCCACTCGCCGAATTGCTTTGGTAAGCACTTCAGTTGCCAGCCTAGACATTCGTCTTGAAGATGGCGGCACGACGACTGTGAATGGCGAAAAATTACCTGGTTTAATCGTCTTTAATCGAGAGCGGGATATTTTTAATTATCAGGCTTACGAGGCCGATCAAAGTTTTATCGACGAGTTGACAACAACTATTACTTTACCCAGGCCAGTGTCGGCGGAACTCGTGATTGCTCGCCATTTTGCAACCGAAGGCGTCAGTTTGAGCGATCCGATTGTGAACGACAATCGCGTCATCTATAAAGCGCAAAATCTTACGCCAAAATCTCAATATCGCCTCGATCTCGTTTTGCCTAAAGGGGTTGTGAAGCCGAATTTTTGGCGGCAGAGCGTTGATAGTTTGCGAACGCTTGATCCAAGCGTTTGGCTGAGTTTGGCGCTCGGCTTGCCAATTTTGGCGCTGATTTTGTTTTCAGCAATGCTTCGCAAAGCCGTTAGAGGTTGGCGCGGTCCTAAAATTGTCGAGGAACGCAACGATTTGCCAGCCAAAGTTTCGCCTTCGATCGTTGGCATTTTAGTCCAGGGCAAGGTTTCGCCACGCTCCCTTGCCGCCACTCTCCTGGATTTAGCCCAGCGTGGTTACATTCAGGTTATTCATCGCAAGGATGGTTTTTCCTTTGGCAAACGCCGCTCGATCGATCACGTAGGCGCGCCACTTCTTTCTTCCCCAACCGATCTGAAACCATTCGAACGCACCTTGCTCGACAAAATTTTTCTAGCCGACGTGCGATCGAGCACAAACGAAGACATTCAGATGCGTCTCGGCCGGCATATCTTTTCGCAAAAAGTTGCCGAAACCTACCTTGCTATGTACGACGAAGCGGTTGAGCTGGGTTGGTTTGTGCGCAACCCTGAAGCAATGTATCGCCGTTATCGGATGCTTGCTTTACTAGTAGTGAGTATCGCTCTCATTGGGTTTCTCACAAGTCTTTTCTTCGGACCTGAACCGTACTTCTACTTACTTGGCTGGGCGGGTCTCTTCTTTGTTGGGATCGTGATGCAACAGGTGACACCTTTTCTGCCACGGCGCACTAAGCAGGGCGATAAAGAATATCAAGAATGGATTAAGTTTCGCAATTTTTTGGTGGGCTCGCAGCCGATCGAGATTGCTAAAAATCCAAACCTCTATGAAGAATACTTGCCCTACGCCGTGATTCTGGGTGTCGAAGTCGAGTGGACTGAACGCTTTGCGCAGTTCAAATTTAATCCACCTGATTGGTATGCCAGTACCGGCGACATTCATTTAATAGAGGATTTTGCCAACAATCTTTTTCCGATTATCGGTTCGGTGGCAACCGATCTTGCCAAGGCCCGCGAACCCTACGCTGTGTAG
- the holA gene encoding DNA polymerase III subunit delta, translating to MIIFFYGEDGYRSFQKLHELKTRYIDASLGDTNLSHHLAAELEPDVLANSLLAFPFLAKTRLVIIENLLSKGAKPLQEKFLDLMPKIPESTVALVYESGLPDRRTQIFKTLVKQAKSQEFAPLAGLLLERWIEEFLTLRTVKIGPVARQELIIRLGGNSWRLATELEKLATYLADEPVEEREITPDHVELLVRSAPMINVFQLTDALVSGNQASTFKQLSLLLEQGENSQYLIALLASSIRTLALIRDALDRGLTSSTAIAAHTNLKPFVISKHLASAKKLTSKTVAQFFQALSNLDLKVKRGMMDADTGLELFVVQRFCQA from the coding sequence ATGATTATTTTCTTCTATGGTGAGGATGGGTATCGGAGTTTCCAGAAACTTCACGAACTCAAGACGAGGTATATTGACGCGAGTTTGGGCGATACGAACTTAAGTCATCATCTCGCGGCCGAACTTGAGCCCGATGTCTTGGCAAATTCTTTACTGGCTTTCCCATTTCTGGCTAAAACGCGCCTGGTGATTATTGAAAATCTACTTTCCAAAGGCGCTAAACCGCTTCAGGAAAAATTTCTTGATCTCATGCCAAAGATTCCCGAAAGCACGGTCGCTCTTGTCTATGAATCGGGCTTGCCAGATCGACGGACTCAAATTTTTAAAACGCTAGTCAAGCAGGCGAAGTCTCAAGAATTTGCTCCGCTGGCGGGTTTATTGCTTGAGCGTTGGATCGAGGAGTTTCTGACTTTGCGCACGGTCAAGATCGGCCCGGTAGCCCGGCAGGAACTGATTATTCGACTCGGTGGCAATAGTTGGCGCTTGGCGACCGAACTTGAGAAGCTCGCCACTTATCTCGCCGACGAACCAGTGGAAGAGCGCGAGATTACCCCTGATCACGTCGAACTCTTGGTGCGATCAGCTCCGATGATCAATGTTTTTCAGCTTACCGACGCTCTTGTTTCTGGCAATCAAGCATCAACCTTCAAGCAACTTAGTCTCCTCCTAGAGCAGGGGGAGAATTCACAATACCTCATTGCCCTGCTCGCAAGCTCGATCCGCACCCTCGCCTTGATTCGCGATGCGCTCGATCGAGGCTTGACATCATCGACGGCGATCGCGGCTCACACAAATTTGAAACCATTCGTGATTAGCAAGCATCTTGCGTCCGCCAAAAAACTCACTTCGAAAACCGTAGCGCAATTTTTTCAAGCGCTCTCAAATCTCGATCTCAAAGTTAAGCGTGGTATGATGGATGCAGATACCGGTCTGGAACTTTTTGTAGTTCAGCGGTTTTGCCAAGCATAA
- a CDS encoding valine--tRNA ligase, translating to MNDTEHLPPRYTAENHEREIYKLWEEWGVFAPQASRTGKTFSIALPPPNVTGTLHIGHAFEHSLQDALVRYHRLRGDRTLWAPGTDHAAIATTARYEKDLYKKEKKTRHDFSREEFFERVQAFALENQSQILGQMKRLGDSVDWSRLAFTLDEERERAVRTAFKRMYDDGLIYRGNRVVNWDPKGQTTLSDDEIVYEEVSTTFYIFRYAKEFPIPIATTRPETKLGDVAVAVHPDDARYKEYVGQTHKVRFVGLPLEIKIIADQAVDPEFGTGAVGVTPAHSMIDWEMAERHHLSLKAVINESAKIENVSPEFNGRKIIEARELIVAKLRAEGLIEKETSILHSLAKSERTGGVIEPLPKLQWFVDVDKPFHLANSKLQGLKSGSEATLQEIMQTVVQSGEIEIVPEHFRKIYAHWVDNLRDWCVSRQILYGHRIPVWYRGDELYVGVEVPDGEGWEQDPDTLDTWFSSALWTFSTLGWPATAEDIKTFHPTSVINPGYEILTLWVSRMIMMSGYLLGEIPFRTVLIHGVVRAKDGRKFSKSLDNGIDPLEVIDEYGTDALRMSLIVGVAPGSDVKFDLEKVKAYKHFANKVWNIARFVLMSSDGGQLAVNSSRQKNAIRPKTEADRVILAALNQAVDQITQDMETFQLHLAAERIYHFIWHEFADVYLEASKAQLDDESTRNSTAQILYAVLATSLKLLHPFMPFITETIWQRLPAHQRDSDLLAIASWPEIYEPR from the coding sequence ATGAACGATACAGAACACCTGCCTCCGCGTTACACTGCGGAGAATCACGAACGCGAGATCTATAAACTCTGGGAAGAGTGGGGCGTTTTTGCGCCGCAAGCATCCCGAACGGGCAAGACGTTTTCAATTGCTCTGCCACCGCCGAACGTGACTGGCACGCTCCATATTGGTCATGCTTTTGAACATAGCCTTCAAGATGCGTTAGTTCGTTATCATCGCTTGCGCGGCGATCGCACTCTTTGGGCGCCTGGCACCGATCACGCCGCGATCGCCACCACGGCTCGATACGAGAAAGACCTCTATAAAAAAGAAAAGAAAACGCGGCATGATTTTTCTCGGGAAGAGTTTTTTGAGCGAGTTCAGGCATTCGCGCTTGAAAATCAGAGCCAAATTCTCGGACAGATGAAGCGACTGGGCGATTCGGTCGATTGGTCGCGTTTGGCTTTTACGCTTGATGAGGAGCGAGAGCGGGCCGTTCGGACTGCTTTCAAGCGGATGTATGACGATGGACTGATCTATCGCGGCAACCGCGTTGTTAATTGGGATCCGAAGGGGCAAACGACTCTTTCCGACGACGAGATTGTCTATGAAGAAGTCTCGACCACTTTTTACATTTTTCGGTATGCAAAAGAGTTTCCGATTCCCATTGCCACAACTCGGCCGGAAACAAAGTTGGGCGACGTTGCCGTTGCCGTCCATCCTGACGATGCGCGGTACAAAGAATATGTCGGGCAAACCCACAAAGTGCGATTTGTGGGTTTGCCTCTTGAGATCAAGATTATTGCCGATCAAGCCGTCGATCCTGAATTTGGCACTGGCGCCGTCGGCGTTACCCCGGCTCACTCGATGATCGACTGGGAGATGGCCGAGCGTCATCATTTGTCACTCAAGGCTGTGATTAACGAGTCCGCCAAAATCGAGAACGTCTCGCCTGAATTTAATGGTCGGAAAATTATCGAGGCGCGAGAGCTTATAGTGGCCAAACTTCGAGCCGAAGGCCTAATTGAGAAAGAAACATCGATTCTTCATAGCCTTGCCAAATCTGAAAGAACCGGCGGGGTAATTGAACCTTTGCCGAAACTTCAGTGGTTCGTCGATGTTGACAAGCCGTTCCATCTTGCAAACTCAAAACTGCAGGGTCTCAAAAGCGGGAGTGAGGCAACCTTACAAGAGATTATGCAAACTGTTGTTCAGAGCGGCGAGATCGAAATTGTTCCGGAGCATTTTCGCAAGATCTATGCTCACTGGGTTGATAACCTTCGCGATTGGTGCGTTAGCCGTCAAATTCTCTATGGCCACCGTATCCCGGTCTGGTATCGAGGCGACGAACTCTACGTCGGAGTCGAGGTGCCTGACGGCGAGGGTTGGGAACAGGACCCGGACACACTCGATACCTGGTTTAGTTCAGCGCTTTGGACATTTTCAACACTCGGGTGGCCGGCTACTGCTGAAGATATCAAAACATTTCACCCGACGAGCGTGATTAACCCCGGTTATGAAATTCTGACTTTGTGGGTGTCGAGAATGATTATGATGTCCGGCTATCTCCTGGGTGAGATTCCATTCCGGACGGTTCTCATCCATGGGGTCGTACGCGCTAAGGACGGGCGGAAATTTAGCAAATCACTTGACAACGGCATTGACCCGCTTGAAGTGATTGACGAGTACGGCACAGACGCGCTTCGAATGAGCCTAATCGTCGGTGTGGCGCCAGGTAGCGACGTCAAGTTTGATCTCGAGAAAGTAAAAGCCTACAAACACTTCGCCAACAAAGTTTGGAACATCGCTCGGTTTGTTTTGATGAGTTCGGATGGTGGACAACTAGCCGTTAACAGTAGCCGCCAGAAGAATGCCATTCGTCCCAAAACCGAGGCCGACCGGGTCATCCTAGCGGCGCTCAACCAAGCCGTCGATCAAATCACTCAAGACATGGAAACTTTCCAGCTCCACTTAGCCGCCGAGCGAATCTACCATTTCATTTGGCATGAGTTTGCCGATGTGTATCTTGAGGCGAGCAAGGCACAACTTGATGATGAGTCAACTCGAAACTCAACCGCTCAAATTCTTTACGCCGTTCTCGCGACTTCCCTTAAACTTCTCCATCCGTTTATGCCCTTTATCACCGAAACGATTTGGCAGAGATTGCCTGCGCACCAGCGTGATTCAGATTTGCTTGCGATTGCATCCTGGCCAGAGATTTATGAGCCAAGATAA
- the tsaD gene encoding tRNA (adenosine(37)-N6)-threonylcarbamoyltransferase complex transferase subunit TsaD gives MQSLPRILAIETSCDETAASIIEGNLDAPFTVLSNVVASQAALHAEYGGVFPDLAAREHTRRIIPVIALALKEAGLIKRPTQAGSQIYRALKTLDAIAVTVGPGLIGPLLIGATTGSQLAAIMGKPTIPVNHWEGHIYSTFLQPAQTLPRFPLLILTVSGGHTSLVLMREHFDYEILGKTVDDAAGEAFDKTARLLELRYPGGPEIAQAAARARENGANLKIVLPRPMLASKDFNFSFSGLKTAVRYALNRGDIVLPRDTDAAAAAIEDAILDVLIAKTCRAAQEHRPTSVALVGGVAANYELRRRLGDGLVKLSTPLFLPELEYTTDNAAMIGAAGLVRYFETPRRYLSKPLVADASMRLT, from the coding sequence ATGCAGTCGCTACCCAGAATTCTGGCGATCGAAACGAGTTGCGATGAGACAGCCGCTTCAATTATCGAGGGGAATCTCGACGCGCCTTTTACTGTTTTGTCGAATGTCGTGGCCAGTCAGGCGGCGCTTCATGCCGAATATGGCGGCGTCTTTCCCGATCTCGCGGCGCGCGAACATACTCGCCGCATCATTCCAGTCATCGCCCTCGCTCTCAAAGAGGCAGGTTTGATTAAGAGGCCAACTCAAGCCGGCTCTCAAATTTATCGCGCTCTCAAAACGCTTGACGCCATTGCGGTCACGGTCGGGCCAGGCTTGATCGGTCCGCTTTTGATCGGTGCAACCACCGGCAGTCAGTTGGCCGCCATCATGGGCAAGCCAACGATTCCGGTCAATCACTGGGAAGGGCATATCTATTCAACTTTTCTGCAACCCGCGCAGACCTTGCCGCGTTTTCCCCTGTTGATTCTCACAGTTTCGGGCGGCCACACAAGTCTCGTTCTCATGCGCGAACATTTCGATTACGAGATTCTTGGCAAAACCGTTGACGATGCCGCTGGCGAGGCTTTCGATAAAACGGCGCGCTTGCTCGAGTTGAGGTATCCAGGCGGGCCGGAAATTGCCCAAGCCGCCGCGCGCGCTCGCGAGAATGGCGCGAACTTGAAAATCGTTTTGCCGCGGCCAATGCTCGCGAGTAAAGATTTCAACTTTAGTTTTTCAGGCTTAAAAACAGCGGTTCGTTACGCGCTCAATCGTGGCGATATCGTTTTGCCGCGCGACACCGATGCCGCCGCGGCCGCGATTGAAGACGCAATTCTTGATGTGCTGATTGCCAAAACGTGTCGCGCGGCTCAAGAACATCGACCGACCAGCGTCGCGCTTGTGGGCGGTGTTGCCGCCAATTACGAACTCCGTCGACGTTTGGGTGATGGACTCGTAAAACTTTCGACGCCGCTTTTTTTGCCCGAACTGGAATATACAACCGACAATGCCGCGATGATCGGCGCCGCCGGCTTGGTGCGTTACTTTGAAACGCCGCGCCGTTATTTGTCGAAGCCTTTAGTCGCCGACGCCTCGATGCGCTTGACCTAG
- a CDS encoding peptidoglycan bridge formation glycyltransferase FemA/FemB family protein — MREPSFLQSSEWEEFQRRLGVATQRIGGALIVERATPLGRYWYLARARLTAELLTEIHAQAKKNGGLFIRIDPQEKLSISNYQISTTLPTQPQDTLVLDLTPSVNELFKNFHEKTRYNIRLAERKGITVTRASTSNSKELSAFLALSNKTSQRQNFHYHSTHYYQILLRVLGSNETPLNACLSAGKARLTVNAWTAWRYDQPVAAILTLADAQTKQSYYLHGASDHTARTLMAPHLLQWVAIQKAKELGCATYDFWGIAPPKSVAVIAKNRERRISCHCEESRATQQSDSCAFDPAHPWAGITRFKLGFGGEVVHYPDSVDLVLSPAPYTLYKLLRPIGRALRYMLY; from the coding sequence ATGCGCGAACCAAGCTTTCTCCAATCGAGTGAGTGGGAAGAATTTCAGCGCCGCCTCGGTGTCGCGACGCAACGCATCGGGGGGGCGCTGATTGTAGAACGCGCAACGCCTCTCGGGCGTTATTGGTATCTCGCGCGCGCCCGCCTGACCGCCGAACTCTTAACAGAAATCCATGCCCAAGCTAAAAAAAACGGCGGCCTTTTTATTCGCATCGACCCGCAGGAAAAATTATCAATCAGTAATTATCAAATCTCGACGACTCTCCCGACCCAACCCCAAGATACTCTCGTCCTCGACCTTACGCCAAGCGTCAACGAGCTCTTCAAAAATTTTCACGAAAAAACTCGTTACAATATTCGCTTGGCCGAACGCAAAGGAATCACTGTCACCCGGGCTTCCACATCAAACTCGAAGGAGCTCTCTGCTTTTTTAGCGCTCTCAAATAAAACGAGTCAACGCCAGAACTTTCACTATCATTCAACTCATTACTATCAGATCTTGCTCCGCGTTCTCGGATCAAACGAAACGCCTCTCAACGCGTGTCTGTCGGCTGGCAAGGCGAGGTTGACGGTTAACGCCTGGACTGCCTGGCGCTACGATCAGCCGGTTGCCGCCATCCTTACTCTTGCCGACGCTCAAACTAAACAGAGCTATTATCTTCACGGCGCCTCTGATCACACCGCGCGCACCCTGATGGCGCCCCACTTGCTTCAGTGGGTTGCAATCCAGAAAGCCAAAGAACTCGGTTGCGCCACTTACGATTTTTGGGGCATCGCGCCTCCGAAAAGCGTTGCCGTCATTGCGAAGAATCGAGAGCGACGAATTTCATGTCATTGCGAAGAATCGAGAGCGACGCAACAATCTGATTCATGCGCATTTGACCCAGCTCACCCGTGGGCGGGAATCACCCGCTTCAAACTCGGCTTTGGCGGCGAAGTTGTACACTACCCAGATTCAGTCGACCTCGTGCTTTCGCCCGCGCCCTATACACTTTATAAGCTTCTGCGTCCCATCGGCCGAGCGTTAAGATACATGCTATACTAA